One Bremerella sp. JC817 genomic window carries:
- a CDS encoding anaerobic glycerol-3-phosphate dehydrogenase subunit C codes for MDLERERIRADLRGIIAGEIRCDDTFLELYSTDASIFQVKPLAVVRPRRTSDVAATVQYAAENQIPIHARGAGTGMAGESLGRGIVIDFAHSMRRILETGDDWVRVQPGVVLANLNRHLAQRHRIFGPDPATRSVTTMGSVIALDASGSHWPQHGSARDHILELQVVLASGEVVTLKRTDLDRIAHIQSPELVRITSGIAELLSSNADKIQGHLPKTFNQGSGYRLSGVLEQNEVDLCKILAGSEGSLALVTQAKLRTSPRSKARGLVLLFFDRLDSAAKSAVQLSQSGISACDLLDRRILAIARETDPRYSNLIPENTEAMLLVEYSGDTQTIVHEELEKIADRIRRRRRLAFHSLITTSPKEVGVYWELARRMTPILYRLKGNTRPLPFIEDMTVPPPQLPSFLSKIQDVMKRHETIASIFAHAAHGNLHVRPLLNLADRADLTKLERIADEIYEELFQVGGSLSGESGDGISRTPYLPRQYGPLYELFGRVKRLFDPVGILNPGKKVLASTFSPMELVRRVERVTPVGSGDFPGGSESGTSSSKNQFELPILTWSPEEMATAARSCHGCGRCRTYGSDTRMCPVFRFDSREDASPRAKANLLRGVLSGQLSPESIDTEETKEILDTCFHCHQCRIDCPSNVDIPDMVMEMKARNVEANGLSQDGSLQAKIHRWAMWGNRFPRIANWALGNRAMRWLMERMIGLAKLRKLPRLANRSFIKQAARKGLTTATRRSGRKVLYFVDLYANLFDTQLAQSFVNVLDHNRIAVYVHPKQQVSGMTAIAQGSLTMAARLAHKNVQALAEAVRQGYTIVATEPSAVMALTHEYPNLLDSDDAKIVAENTREACEFLWDLHHHGELELDLKPVNLTVGFHVPCHLRALHQESFGQRILQLIPGLSVRSIEKGCSGMAGTYGLTRTNFRSSLRIGWDLIVAMRAKQIQIGSTECSACKMQIEQAGNKAVVHPIKLLAKSYGVLDQDTDLFTPSSHDLFVS; via the coding sequence ATGGATTTAGAACGCGAACGAATACGAGCCGATCTCCGGGGTATCATCGCCGGCGAGATTCGCTGCGACGATACGTTCCTGGAACTGTATTCGACCGACGCCAGTATCTTCCAAGTGAAGCCGCTGGCCGTGGTACGTCCCCGTCGAACATCCGATGTGGCCGCCACTGTCCAGTATGCGGCAGAGAATCAGATACCAATCCACGCTCGCGGCGCCGGCACCGGCATGGCGGGCGAATCGCTTGGTCGTGGAATCGTCATCGACTTCGCCCACTCGATGCGGCGCATTCTGGAAACGGGCGACGACTGGGTTCGGGTTCAGCCTGGGGTCGTGCTGGCGAATCTGAATCGACACCTGGCCCAGCGGCATCGAATCTTCGGTCCCGATCCCGCCACGCGCAGCGTAACGACCATGGGCAGCGTGATCGCGCTCGATGCCTCTGGCAGTCACTGGCCGCAGCATGGCTCGGCTCGCGATCATATCCTGGAACTGCAAGTCGTACTGGCCAGCGGCGAAGTGGTGACGCTCAAGCGAACCGATCTCGATCGCATCGCCCACATTCAATCGCCGGAACTGGTCCGCATTACGTCTGGCATCGCGGAACTCCTTTCGAGCAACGCCGACAAGATCCAAGGGCATCTGCCCAAGACGTTCAACCAAGGAAGCGGCTACCGACTGTCTGGGGTGCTGGAACAGAACGAAGTCGACCTGTGCAAGATCCTGGCCGGGTCAGAAGGTAGTCTGGCGTTAGTCACCCAAGCCAAACTACGGACCAGCCCTCGCTCGAAGGCTCGCGGCCTGGTGTTGCTGTTCTTCGATCGCCTGGATAGTGCGGCCAAGTCAGCCGTGCAACTCTCGCAGTCAGGCATCAGTGCCTGCGATTTGCTTGATCGGCGAATCCTGGCGATCGCTCGCGAAACCGATCCGCGTTACTCGAATCTCATTCCCGAGAATACCGAGGCGATGCTGCTGGTCGAGTATTCCGGCGATACGCAAACGATCGTGCACGAAGAGCTGGAAAAGATCGCCGACCGCATCCGCAGACGTCGCCGACTTGCCTTCCATTCGCTGATCACCACGAGCCCAAAAGAAGTCGGTGTTTACTGGGAACTGGCACGGCGAATGACGCCGATTCTGTATCGCTTGAAAGGGAACACACGGCCCCTTCCTTTCATCGAAGACATGACCGTTCCGCCACCTCAGCTTCCAAGCTTTCTGTCGAAGATCCAGGACGTGATGAAGCGACATGAAACGATCGCTTCGATCTTCGCCCATGCCGCCCACGGTAACCTGCATGTGCGTCCGCTGCTGAATCTGGCCGACCGCGCCGATCTGACCAAACTGGAACGGATTGCCGACGAAATCTACGAAGAACTATTCCAGGTTGGTGGCTCGCTCAGCGGTGAGAGCGGCGACGGGATCAGTCGAACGCCCTATCTGCCTCGGCAATATGGCCCGCTGTACGAACTGTTCGGTCGGGTCAAACGGCTGTTCGACCCCGTTGGGATTTTGAACCCGGGCAAGAAGGTGTTGGCGTCGACATTCTCGCCGATGGAACTGGTCCGTCGCGTGGAACGGGTTACACCAGTTGGCTCCGGCGACTTTCCTGGCGGCAGCGAAAGCGGAACAAGCAGCAGCAAGAATCAATTCGAGCTACCGATCCTGACCTGGTCGCCCGAAGAAATGGCCACCGCCGCGCGAAGCTGCCATGGCTGCGGCCGCTGTCGAACATATGGCTCCGACACGCGGATGTGCCCGGTATTCCGGTTCGATTCGCGCGAAGATGCTTCACCGCGGGCCAAAGCGAACCTGCTACGGGGTGTCTTATCGGGGCAGCTTTCGCCGGAAAGTATCGACACCGAAGAGACCAAAGAGATACTCGATACCTGTTTCCATTGCCATCAATGCCGGATCGACTGCCCATCGAACGTCGATATTCCGGACATGGTCATGGAAATGAAGGCACGCAACGTCGAAGCGAACGGGCTCTCGCAAGATGGCTCGCTACAAGCCAAGATTCATCGCTGGGCCATGTGGGGAAATCGCTTTCCGCGAATCGCCAACTGGGCCTTAGGCAATCGCGCGATGCGTTGGCTGATGGAACGGATGATTGGTCTGGCCAAGCTCCGGAAGCTTCCGCGACTGGCCAATCGCAGCTTCATCAAACAAGCTGCCCGAAAAGGCCTGACGACCGCCACGCGTCGCAGTGGTCGGAAGGTGCTGTACTTCGTTGATCTATATGCGAACTTGTTCGACACCCAGTTGGCGCAATCCTTCGTCAACGTGCTGGATCACAATCGGATTGCGGTCTACGTCCATCCCAAGCAGCAAGTCAGCGGGATGACCGCCATCGCCCAGGGATCGCTGACGATGGCGGCTCGTTTGGCCCATAAGAACGTTCAAGCACTAGCCGAAGCGGTGCGACAAGGCTACACGATCGTCGCGACCGAGCCTTCCGCCGTGATGGCTTTGACACACGAATACCCGAACCTGCTCGATTCCGACGATGCGAAGATCGTGGCCGAGAACACCCGGGAAGCGTGCGAGTTCCTGTGGGATTTACACCATCATGGAGAACTGGAACTCGACTTGAAACCAGTGAACCTGACGGTCGGCTTCCACGTTCCTTGCCATTTGCGTGCCCTGCATCAAGAGTCGTTCGGCCAGCGGATCTTACAACTGATCCCAGGCCTTTCCGTTCGCTCGATCGAGAAAGGTTGCTCAGGCATGGCGGGCACCTATGGCCTGACGCGAACCAATTTCCGCAGCAGCCTACGTATCGGTTGGGACTTGATCGTCGCGATGCGAGCCAAACAAATTCAGATTGGATCGACCGAGTGCAGTGCCTGTAAAATGCAGATCGAACAAGCTGGCAACAAAGCGGTCGTGCATCCGATCAAGCTGCTGGCGAAGTCATATGGTGTGCTCGATCAGGACACCGACCTGTTCACTCCTTCCTCGCACGATTTGTTTGTTTCATGA
- the moaD gene encoding molybdopterin converting factor subunit 1 has protein sequence MNVRVKLFALTQDLAGTDEVSLELPADATVADVRSGLATLVPALEAILVGCAFAVNNEYATNDAPVNASDEIACLPPVSGG, from the coding sequence ATGAACGTACGTGTCAAACTATTCGCGCTGACGCAGGACCTGGCCGGTACGGATGAAGTTTCGCTCGAACTGCCAGCAGACGCCACGGTAGCCGACGTTCGCTCAGGCCTCGCTACTTTGGTGCCGGCTTTAGAAGCGATTTTGGTAGGCTGTGCGTTTGCGGTGAACAACGAATATGCCACGAACGACGCGCCGGTGAATGCCTCCGACGAAATTGCCTGCTTGCCGCCAGTCAGTGGCGGTTAG
- a CDS encoding molybdenum cofactor biosynthesis protein MoaE, with protein sequence MVELTDQPINTDQITATVTSPNCGAVVLFLGTTRQFTDSRETVTLSYTAYAPMAQSQMEKLEAQAKARWPVDGCAMIHRLGEVPIGEASVAVAVSTPHRRDAFEAASWLMDRLKELVPVWKKEHWATGGTDWVHPGLVQSSEENRLQ encoded by the coding sequence ATGGTGGAACTTACCGACCAGCCCATCAACACCGATCAGATCACTGCTACGGTGACTTCACCCAACTGTGGCGCGGTCGTGCTGTTTTTAGGAACGACGCGGCAATTTACCGACAGCCGCGAAACCGTCACGCTGAGCTATACCGCGTATGCACCGATGGCGCAAAGCCAGATGGAAAAGCTCGAAGCCCAGGCCAAAGCTCGCTGGCCGGTCGATGGCTGCGCGATGATTCATCGCCTCGGAGAAGTCCCCATCGGCGAAGCAAGTGTTGCCGTCGCCGTCTCGACACCACACCGTCGCGATGCCTTCGAGGCGGCAAGCTGGCTGATGGACCGTCTAAAAGAACTAGTTCCCGTCTGGAAAAAAGAGCATTGGGCAACTGGAGGGACCGATTGGGTCCACCCAGGACTAGTTCAGTCTTCGGAGGAGAATAGGCTACAATAG
- the moaA gene encoding GTP 3',8-cyclase MoaA: protein MPIEPHSPLIDTFQRVHTSLRISVTDRCNIRCFYCMPLENVRFKPRDELLSFEEMARVVRVAAGHGISKIRLTGGEPLVRSNLAELIRLLKNISGIDEVALTTNGILLPDQAADLKRAGLDRLNVSLDALSEAMFERITRRQGVQKVLDGIAAAKQAGFHDIRLNAVAIRDLTEGEIVPLAKFARENDLHLRFIEFMPLDADRNWDASQVLSGEDLRAIISRDVVPLVEANRSDASQPATDFAYADGNQRVGFINSVTHPFCGTCNRLRITAEGQFRNCLFGTTEWDARQILRTGGSDADLSQLLHDCVVAKKASHGIDSPEFVPPARAMYQIGG, encoded by the coding sequence ATGCCTATCGAACCTCATTCACCGTTAATCGACACCTTTCAACGGGTGCATACCAGCCTGCGGATCAGCGTAACCGATCGCTGCAACATCCGCTGCTTCTATTGCATGCCGCTGGAAAACGTGCGATTCAAGCCTCGTGACGAGCTGCTCTCGTTCGAGGAAATGGCACGCGTGGTTCGCGTTGCCGCCGGGCATGGGATCTCCAAAATTCGACTCACCGGTGGCGAACCGCTCGTCAGGTCGAATCTGGCGGAATTAATTCGCCTGCTAAAGAACATCTCAGGGATCGATGAAGTTGCCCTGACGACCAATGGCATCCTTCTTCCCGACCAGGCCGCCGACCTGAAGAGAGCCGGCCTCGATCGTTTGAATGTCAGCCTCGACGCCTTAAGTGAAGCGATGTTCGAGCGGATCACGCGGCGGCAAGGTGTACAGAAAGTGCTCGACGGAATCGCCGCGGCCAAGCAAGCAGGCTTCCATGATATTCGCCTCAATGCGGTCGCGATCCGCGACTTGACTGAGGGGGAAATTGTCCCGTTGGCCAAGTTTGCACGTGAAAACGATCTCCATTTACGCTTTATTGAATTCATGCCGCTGGATGCCGATCGGAACTGGGACGCCAGCCAGGTCCTATCCGGCGAAGACCTTCGCGCGATTATTTCCCGCGATGTGGTCCCGCTCGTCGAAGCGAATCGAAGCGACGCCAGCCAGCCGGCGACCGACTTTGCCTATGCCGATGGAAACCAGCGTGTCGGCTTCATCAACAGTGTGACTCATCCCTTCTGCGGAACTTGCAATCGATTGCGAATCACCGCGGAAGGACAATTTCGTAACTGCTTGTTTGGCACAACCGAATGGGATGCCCGACAGATTTTGCGAACCGGCGGCAGCGATGCAGACTTGTCGCAGCTATTGCATGACTGCGTTGTCGCCAAAAAAGCCTCGCACGGAATCGACTCCCCCGAGTTTGTTCCTCCAGCGCGAGCCATGTATCAAATCGGGGGCTAA
- a CDS encoding aminotransferase class V-fold PLP-dependent enzyme, producing the protein MARERIYLDNAATSWPKPACVVEAVQHHLTELGACAGRSGYREANEVERLIGDTRKQIAYLFGTHTQEQVVFGQNGTDMLNLALHGLVRRGDHVITTSLEHNSVLRPLSYMKQTLEIDITYLDPGEDGRIDPNAVGEAIRDNTRLIAITHVSNVTGAIQPVEEIFAIARDRGVRMLVDAAQSAGHLDLNLAETPIDLVAFPGHKGLLGPLGTGAMLIQPAVSDELQSQRQGGTGTKSESDQQPLEMPTKFESGNANVTCLLGLRAGVEYIREQTVTALHRHTMQNTSRLIEGIQGLRGVRIFGPQNLEHRTGVVSIQVESFDPHELATALDSAFGVQCRAGLHCAPLTHQHLGTISSGGTLRFSLGIFNTADQIDRTLEAMQAILR; encoded by the coding sequence GTGGCACGAGAACGAATCTATCTCGATAACGCAGCAACCAGTTGGCCTAAACCGGCCTGCGTGGTCGAGGCTGTGCAGCATCATCTGACCGAACTCGGAGCGTGCGCCGGACGGAGCGGCTACCGCGAAGCGAACGAAGTCGAACGACTGATCGGCGATACCCGCAAACAGATCGCCTACCTGTTTGGTACCCATACCCAGGAACAAGTCGTCTTCGGCCAGAACGGCACCGATATGCTGAACCTGGCCCTGCATGGGCTCGTTCGCCGAGGCGATCATGTGATTACGACTTCGCTGGAACACAACTCGGTGTTGCGGCCTTTGTCGTATATGAAGCAAACTCTCGAGATCGATATCACCTATCTCGATCCTGGCGAAGATGGTCGCATTGACCCGAATGCCGTCGGGGAAGCCATTCGTGACAATACTCGTCTGATCGCGATCACGCATGTCTCGAATGTCACCGGTGCCATTCAGCCAGTCGAAGAGATCTTTGCGATCGCTCGGGACCGCGGCGTGCGGATGCTGGTCGATGCGGCCCAGTCGGCCGGCCATCTCGATTTGAACCTGGCGGAAACACCGATCGACCTCGTTGCTTTTCCGGGGCACAAAGGCCTGCTCGGTCCGCTGGGGACCGGTGCGATGTTGATTCAACCGGCCGTGTCAGACGAACTGCAAAGCCAGCGTCAGGGTGGCACCGGCACAAAGAGCGAGTCGGATCAACAACCCCTTGAAATGCCGACCAAGTTCGAAAGCGGCAACGCCAACGTGACCTGCCTGCTGGGTTTACGTGCTGGTGTGGAATACATTCGCGAACAGACAGTGACCGCACTGCATCGTCACACGATGCAAAACACCAGCCGCCTGATTGAAGGCATTCAGGGGCTGCGAGGCGTAAGGATCTTCGGCCCGCAAAACCTTGAACATCGCACCGGTGTCGTCAGCATCCAGGTCGAATCATTCGATCCGCACGAACTTGCCACGGCGCTCGATTCTGCGTTTGGCGTTCAGTGCCGAGCAGGGCTACATTGTGCCCCTCTGACGCACCAGCACTTGGGAACAATTAGTTCGGGCGGTACGCTAAGGTTTAGCCTCGGCATTTTTAACACCGCTGACCAAATCGATCGAACTTTGGAAGCGATGCAGGCCATTCTGCGATAG
- a CDS encoding YkgJ family cysteine cluster protein: protein MKEKPNQGPWYQDGLQFECSQCGDCCTGGPGYVWVNAAEIEALAKYADMTVEQFESVYVREVGLRKSLKEYSTGDCVFLDTEKRGCTVYPARPRQCKTWPFWDSNIRTPEDWQATCDFCPGSGQGRLYTLEEIEDRASQIRI from the coding sequence ATGAAAGAAAAACCAAACCAAGGACCGTGGTATCAAGATGGACTGCAATTTGAATGCAGTCAGTGCGGTGACTGCTGTACTGGCGGTCCCGGTTACGTCTGGGTGAATGCCGCCGAGATCGAAGCCCTGGCCAAGTATGCAGATATGACCGTCGAACAATTCGAGTCCGTTTACGTTCGCGAAGTCGGATTACGAAAGAGTTTGAAGGAATACTCAACTGGAGACTGTGTTTTTCTCGATACCGAAAAGAGAGGTTGTACGGTTTATCCGGCACGACCCCGCCAATGCAAGACTTGGCCATTTTGGGACTCGAATATCAGAACGCCGGAAGATTGGCAGGCTACCTGCGACTTCTGCCCCGGCAGCGGTCAAGGGCGTCTCTATACGCTCGAAGAAATCGAAGACCGAGCGAGTCAGATCCGGATTTGA
- a CDS encoding HU family DNA-binding protein has translation MTKKEIVKTISEEIGLTQLKTKEIVQKTFDAIVTTLVEEGRIELRNFGVFEVKKRAARKARNPRTGAKVDVDEKYVVTFKPGKEMEERVRQLEEKDRQGRLESEQAASAQPQQPPYSAPQPPQSNDSPGYPTAYPSPPNPPTSGPGDYGSQG, from the coding sequence GTGACCAAAAAAGAGATTGTGAAGACGATTTCTGAAGAGATCGGGCTCACACAACTCAAGACGAAAGAAATCGTCCAGAAGACGTTCGATGCTATCGTCACTACCCTCGTAGAGGAGGGTCGTATCGAGTTGCGAAACTTCGGCGTTTTTGAGGTCAAGAAGCGAGCAGCCCGCAAGGCACGCAACCCTCGGACTGGGGCGAAAGTTGATGTCGACGAAAAGTACGTCGTCACTTTCAAGCCGGGAAAAGAGATGGAAGAACGGGTGCGACAGCTCGAAGAGAAGGACCGACAAGGTCGTCTCGAATCAGAGCAAGCCGCTTCGGCTCAGCCGCAGCAGCCCCCCTACTCTGCTCCTCAGCCACCTCAGTCGAATGATTCGCCTGGTTACCCAACGGCTTACCCTAGCCCGCCAAATCCGCCGACCTCTGGTCCTGGCGACTACGGCTCGCAAGGTTAA
- a CDS encoding dihydroorotate dehydrogenase, whose translation MPVDLAVTLGRLTLPNPILVASGTFGYAKEMAGIVDLATLGGILPKTITSSPRPGNKPWRTLETTGGMLNSIGLDNDGIDYFIANHLPYLGSLGSPLVVSIAGKTKEDFVSMAAQLGEHSQIAAIELNISCPNVSGGIDFGTDPATCETLVAAVRAATPHPIIAKLTPNVTSIASVAKAAEAGGADAVSAINTVQGMAIDWKRKKPLLGNVIGGLSGPAIKPIALRCVFQIAKATKVPIIGIGGISSVDDVMEFLVAGATAVQIGTANYFDPPLSGRIVGQLPDAIASLGVSSVKEVVGSLQLPS comes from the coding sequence ATGCCTGTTGATCTTGCCGTAACGCTCGGGCGGCTTACCCTTCCCAATCCAATCCTGGTCGCCTCCGGAACCTTTGGCTATGCCAAGGAAATGGCCGGAATCGTTGACCTGGCTACATTGGGGGGCATCCTTCCTAAAACGATCACCAGCAGCCCACGCCCCGGCAACAAGCCATGGCGAACCCTCGAAACCACCGGGGGAATGCTCAATAGCATCGGTCTGGATAACGATGGCATCGACTATTTCATTGCCAACCACCTGCCTTATCTGGGCTCGCTTGGTTCGCCTTTGGTGGTCAGCATCGCCGGCAAGACAAAGGAAGACTTCGTCAGCATGGCCGCCCAACTGGGCGAGCACTCGCAGATCGCTGCGATCGAACTGAATATCTCTTGCCCGAATGTCAGTGGCGGTATCGACTTCGGAACCGATCCCGCGACCTGCGAAACGCTGGTCGCCGCTGTCCGGGCTGCGACTCCACACCCGATCATCGCCAAGCTGACACCGAACGTGACCAGCATCGCCTCGGTCGCCAAGGCCGCCGAAGCTGGGGGCGCCGATGCCGTTTCGGCGATTAATACCGTCCAAGGGATGGCGATCGACTGGAAACGCAAGAAACCGCTGCTCGGTAACGTGATCGGCGGGCTTTCCGGCCCCGCGATCAAGCCAATCGCCCTGCGATGCGTGTTCCAGATTGCCAAAGCGACGAAGGTGCCGATTATCGGTATCGGTGGCATCAGCAGCGTCGACGACGTGATGGAATTCCTGGTCGCTGGGGCGACGGCCGTGCAGATCGGCACCGCCAACTACTTCGATCCACCGCTCAGCGGTCGAATTGTGGGCCAATTGCCTGACGCGATTGCCTCGCTGGGAGTTTCCAGCGTCAAGGAAGTCGTCGGTAGCCTACAACTTCCTTCGTAA
- the trpS gene encoding tryptophan--tRNA ligase: MRVLSGIQPTGRPHWGNYFGAIRQYIDLQGNEQSFYFIANLHALTTVRDREKLEQATIDMALDILALGLDPDQATLFVQSDVPEISELCWILMTGTGMGLLERCVSYKDKKDRGLKADAGLFTYPVLQAADILGYDSDIVPVGQDQVQHIEVTRDIAQSFNHQFGEVFVLPKPKVLDASAKVPGTDGEKMSKSYGNIIELFEPPKQARKKIMRIVTDSRPMEDPKEPEGDHLYQLFSLFAEPEALEEMAALYRKGGFGYGHVKKALADAAEAYYAEAHERRAELVANPHRLKEILGDGAQVARKKAREVLTRAQEASGISGWHARLK, from the coding sequence ATGCGTGTCCTCTCCGGAATCCAGCCGACTGGACGTCCCCACTGGGGCAACTACTTCGGTGCTATTCGCCAGTACATCGACCTGCAAGGGAACGAGCAGTCGTTCTACTTCATCGCGAATCTGCACGCTCTGACGACCGTTCGCGATCGTGAGAAGCTGGAACAAGCCACCATCGACATGGCCCTCGACATCCTGGCCCTGGGGCTCGATCCCGATCAGGCCACGCTGTTCGTCCAGTCCGATGTGCCTGAGATCAGCGAGTTGTGCTGGATCTTGATGACCGGTACCGGCATGGGTCTGCTGGAACGCTGCGTTAGCTACAAAGACAAAAAAGATCGCGGGCTGAAGGCCGACGCCGGCTTGTTCACCTACCCAGTGCTTCAAGCGGCCGACATCCTGGGCTACGACTCCGACATCGTGCCGGTTGGACAAGACCAGGTCCAGCACATCGAAGTGACCCGCGACATCGCACAAAGCTTCAACCATCAGTTCGGCGAAGTCTTCGTGCTGCCGAAACCGAAGGTGCTCGATGCTTCGGCCAAGGTGCCCGGCACCGACGGCGAAAAAATGTCGAAGTCGTACGGCAACATCATCGAACTGTTCGAGCCACCCAAGCAGGCTCGCAAAAAGATCATGCGAATCGTGACCGACTCGCGTCCGATGGAAGATCCCAAAGAGCCGGAAGGGGATCACCTCTACCAGTTGTTCTCGTTGTTCGCCGAGCCAGAAGCCCTCGAAGAAATGGCGGCTCTCTATCGCAAGGGTGGCTTTGGCTATGGCCACGTGAAGAAAGCCCTGGCGGACGCTGCCGAAGCGTATTACGCCGAAGCTCACGAACGCCGCGCCGAGTTGGTTGCCAACCCGCACCGCCTGAAAGAAATCCTCGGCGATGGCGCCCAGGTCGCACGCAAGAAGGCACGCGAAGTTCTCACCCGAGCTCAAGAAGCATCGGGGATCTCGGGCTGGCACGCACGGTTGAAGTAA
- the acpS gene encoding holo-ACP synthase produces MEIIGIGTDIIECLRIAQMIERHGEMFINRVYTQHEIEYCSERKAATQHYAGRWAAKEAVLKAIGTGWIKGITWRDVEVANLFGGKPIINLSGGALDSARRRGIQEIQISISHCRTHAVAYAMGLGDPSKAESIDV; encoded by the coding sequence ATGGAAATCATCGGAATCGGAACCGACATCATCGAGTGCCTGCGCATCGCCCAGATGATCGAACGCCACGGCGAGATGTTCATCAATCGTGTTTATACCCAACACGAAATCGAATACTGCAGCGAACGCAAAGCGGCAACCCAGCACTACGCTGGCCGCTGGGCAGCGAAAGAAGCAGTGCTGAAGGCGATCGGCACCGGCTGGATCAAAGGGATCACCTGGCGTGATGTCGAAGTTGCCAACCTGTTTGGTGGCAAGCCGATCATCAACCTCTCTGGCGGAGCCCTCGATTCGGCGCGACGCCGCGGAATTCAAGAGATCCAGATCAGCATCAGCCACTGCCGCACCCACGCGGTGGCCTACGCCATGGGTCTGGGCGATCCGTCGAAGGCCGAATCGATCGACGTCTAA
- a CDS encoding DinB family protein, translating into MSLCQTVFGDFEIELANTRKTLERVPNDKWDWKINEKSNTIGWVAGHLAEIPGWAVSTWTKDELDFNPPGGPGYSPPAVSNCEEVLALFEKNAAAAKEAIAGIQEADLGKPWSLLSGGEVLFTMPKVAVMRTFVINHIVHHRAILTVYYRVNGVPVPALYGPSGDETY; encoded by the coding sequence ATGAGCCTTTGTCAGACGGTCTTCGGCGATTTTGAAATCGAATTGGCCAACACGCGCAAGACCTTAGAGCGGGTTCCCAACGATAAGTGGGACTGGAAGATCAACGAGAAGTCGAACACCATTGGCTGGGTCGCTGGCCACCTGGCTGAAATCCCCGGTTGGGCCGTTTCGACTTGGACGAAAGACGAACTCGACTTCAACCCTCCCGGCGGACCAGGCTACTCACCACCAGCCGTTTCCAACTGCGAAGAAGTGCTGGCCTTGTTCGAGAAGAACGCTGCCGCCGCCAAAGAAGCCATCGCCGGCATCCAGGAAGCTGACTTGGGCAAGCCATGGTCTTTGCTAAGCGGCGGGGAAGTGTTGTTCACCATGCCGAAGGTCGCCGTCATGCGAACTTTCGTCATCAATCACATCGTCCACCACCGAGCCATCCTGACCGTCTATTACCGCGTCAACGGCGTTCCGGTTCCAGCCTTGTACGGACCATCGGGCGACGAGACCTACTAA